The genome window AAAAACTACTCAGTGATTACGAGCTAATTTATGGACACGCATAAAGAGTTGTCCGCATTAAGACAACGGGATGTGGCTAAAGAAAGAGTCGGTCGTGATTGAATGTGTCCCACGCTTGAAAGGGTTAATCCATCCTGCGGGTACAAACAGGTCCACGGAGTCTCTAACTGGCGACAGATGGCCACTTTCTTTCGGCCACAAAGGGACGGAATACGGAGCTCTGGCGAATACAAATGGAAGAGATCACGTGACGCTTGAGGCCGTTTTCCTGACGTAGTCGGCCATATGGCGCGTGCCGGGGGAAGGGGCGGGGCCAGATGCCAATCACGGGCACAGGGTGGGACTGTAGAGGCAGCCACagacagacatccactcgcatctTCCAGCATCAGCAGCACCGCTATATAACCAGAGCATCACATCGGCGCAGCCACATCAGGCTTCAATCCGCAGGACTTCCCACACCACGAGGGGCATGAAACTATCATAACAAGTCATTCAACAATTCTTAGGTATGTGTCTTTATTAATACTGTCTGTATTTCACTCATTTGTGTTAACTATTTAGACTATTAGCTCAGATCATTCTTATGATGAAGATGATTTCGTTGTGGTGACATTTAATTATGAAATGCATATATTTTGTGATGCACTATGATgacattggaaaaaaaaaatcaacccaCATATagctgaaaaatatatttatttgttacttTAAATTGGAAAAGAAGCGCCAACCTGCACGGATAAGTTCATTGCACTTTTTCAATCACTTTGAATTGAATTACTGTTGAggaaaattgaaataaaatgctgtaacAATGTGCAATCACAGAATTTTCCTGTATAAGGACTAATAAAATACATTCTACAGTCTAAATTTCTAAACTTATATCTGATATATGGCACAATATTTGTTGTAAAGGAAAAAGATTCAAAACTAGTTCAATCTTGTTGTTCAGTCGCGTTAAACAGGAAGGAAACACCAATTTACTTATGAGAATGAACATTCAGACTAATTTACTCTCTTAGAAAATAACGGTTCGTCAAAGATTCAGAGATCCAGCAAAGAATCTTGTTCTTATAAAGAGCCAGAAAGTCGTTTTTTCTTAATACCCACAGAATAAAAAGACTTATATTTCTTATATGGGCTATACATAGGGAGCACAATCCTTTTTAAATtcctttattctttattttaaaatgtacaacagCAAGGGCTCTGTCTGATTGATGATGTTACATAATAAAGCTGCATAAAGTATAAGCAGCTATGATTCATCCACAGGTGATGTGTTGTTGCATTTGGGAGGTTCACAGTCTAGTGCATTTCATACTTTAAGTGTTGCATGACTCTTTTATGAAAGACAATACggagaaaaacatatttaaaggcTTTATGTATCATTTGCAGAGTTCCAACATGACGAAGTCTTACACCGAGGAAAGCATGATGCTGGAGTCTCAAACCAGCACAAACTGGACCGACAAGTGTCACAGCGGCTCCCAAGACGAGCGAGACGTGGACAAGACCGACGAGCCCATGCACAAGGATATGGAGGACGACGATGTTGGACTCAACCGACTCGAAGATGAGGACgacgaggaggaagaggaggaggaagaagacgGCGACGACACCAAGCCGAAAAGACGAGGacccaagaagaagaagatgacAAAGGCACGTTTGCAAAGGTTCAAAATGAGGCGCATGAAGGCGAACGCCCGGGAGAGGAACCGCATGCACGGTCTCAACGATGCGCTCGAGAGCCTGCGCAAAGTTGTGCCGTGCTACTCCAAAACGCAGAAGCTCTCCAAGATCGAAACGCTCCGACTGGCCAAAAACTACATTTGGGCTCTTTCGGAAATCCTGAGGTCGGGCAAAAGCCCGGATTTGATGTCTTTTGTGCAGGCCTTGTGCAAGGGCTTGTCCCAGCCGACAACCAATTTGGTCGCAGGATGCCTCCAGCTGAACCCCAGAACTTTTCTGCCCGAGCAGAGCCAGGAGATGCCCCCTCATATGCAAACAGCAAGTGCTTCCTTTTCCGCTCTTCCCTACTCGTACCAGACGCCCGGTCTTCCCAGCCCTCCGTACGGTACAATGGACAGCTCTCACATCTTTCACGTCAAGCCGCACGCGTACGGGAGCGCGCTGGAGCCGTTCTTTGACACCGCGCTCACAGACTGCACCAGTCCCTCGTTTGACGGACCCCTTAGCCCACCGTTGAGCGTCAATGGGAACTTTTCCTTCAAACACGAGGCTTCTTCGGAATTCGAGAAGAACTACGCCTTTACCATGCACTATCAGGCGGCGGGCTTGGCCGGCGCGCAGGGACACGCGTCGCTTTACGCGGGCTCTACGCAGCGCTGTGATATACCGATGGAGAACATTATGTCGTACGACGGGCACTCTCATCACGAGCGGGTCATGAACGCCCAACTGAACGCGATATTTCATGACTCGTGATTCTAATGGACATTTGTGAGACTGCTCGACATGGTATTCTCTTACGGCTGATGCAAAAAGAGCAACAACATTATATGCTTAATCTTATGTACGTATTTATtgttgttactgcctttaggaGAAAAGAGAATTCGTTGATTCTCGTTCACCTTATGTATTGTATTCTATAGCGCTTCTACGTTGCGGTCACACACAGGTGGGAACAGGCGTGACCTTCTTCAGAATGTGTTAATTATCCATGCTACAAAATCACAAGCAATAATTTGGAAACTATGCAATTTTTAAACCAATACTGGGCCAATTATAGAAATGAATAGAGATTGATATATTTTTCAACCTATTACATTTTACTACTTATCTATCCCATACTGAATTATTTTGTTGTGATTTTGTATAGAATTGTTAATTTTTATAAAGTCAAACCTTGCATCATTCCATGCAACCCCcatgttaatgttttataaaactgATTTATCTCCTGTGTTTATATAAAACAGTACTCATTCTAGTAATAACCAGCAGgcaagtgcttcaaaatctgtAATGTTGCCTTAGCAATGAATTACTGTAAAATCATGCAGAGTTGCACAATTCCCATCCTCTGAATCCCGTCTAATCCTATATGTTCAATCAGTGATCCTTTGTGGAATTTCGAATTGCTTGagtgatggggaaaaaaaaaaaattcggtGTTAGAGTCTCAGTGTTGTACATAAAAGCTTGACTATCACCTTTTAAACTCACCCTGTGTAAAAGCTGATCGAGAGGCCTGTCTTTCTAAgatggaaaataaataatggACTGAATTAGTCTGCTCAAACTATTCGGGTATTTTCGACTGAAATTTGTATATTGCTTGTGACGAAAGAACAAACAACGAAGATGCAACCAAAAAAGAGGTTGATTTAAAAGTGATTCTAGTCTTGAGACTGTTGTATGTGTGTATCGGTTTATGATGGAGgtttaagaaataaaacagatggttttgaatttaacattattatagTCATTTATGTAAAACACATGCATCACGCCCACCCCTCCAGAATAATGATTTACCATTAtatattgtgatttttatttcatttaaaacgCATACTTGATTAGTCAG of Ctenopharyngodon idella isolate HZGC_01 chromosome 9, HZGC01, whole genome shotgun sequence contains these proteins:
- the neurod1 gene encoding neurogenic differentiation factor 1; protein product: MTKSYTEESMMLESQTSTNWTDKCHSGSQDERDVDKTDEPMHKDMEDDDVGLNRLEDEDDEEEEEEEEDGDDTKPKRRGPKKKKMTKARLQRFKMRRMKANARERNRMHGLNDALESLRKVVPCYSKTQKLSKIETLRLAKNYIWALSEILRSGKSPDLMSFVQALCKGLSQPTTNLVAGCLQLNPRTFLPEQSQEMPPHMQTASASFSALPYSYQTPGLPSPPYGTMDSSHIFHVKPHAYGSALEPFFDTALTDCTSPSFDGPLSPPLSVNGNFSFKHEASSEFEKNYAFTMHYQAAGLAGAQGHASLYAGSTQRCDIPMENIMSYDGHSHHERVMNAQLNAIFHDS